One genomic segment of Alicycliphilus denitrificans K601 includes these proteins:
- a CDS encoding helicase HerA-like domain-containing protein, protein MAEPLLIAQRDSTQCHLLPGLANRHGLITGATGTGKTVTLQTLAEQFSRIGVPVFMADVKGDLTGISQKGSIGDKLAKTLADRGLATPEPVACPTTLWDVFGEQGHPVRATVSDMGPLLLGRMLNLNETQLGVLNLVFKIADDNGLLLLDLKDLRAMLQHVGDNAKDFTTEYGNISSASVGAIQRGLLQIETQGGDRFFGEPMLNIQDFMQTVDGKGVVNILAADKLMNSPRLYATFLLWMLSDLFEQLPEIGDPEQPKLVFFFDEAHLLFNEAPKVLVERIELVVRLVRSKGVGVYFVTQNPLDIPDSVLGQLGNRVQHALRAFTPRDQKAVKATATTMRPKAGLDIEAAITELAVGEALVSFLDPKGRPSETERVYVLPPGSQIGPITDGQRRALIAGSLVAGAYDQAVDRESAYEKLRGRADAAATNAAAAQGNAGAQNGGLMDGLNDVLFGSTGPRGGKKDGLVQTMAKSAVRTMGTSLGREILRGVLGGILGGRKR, encoded by the coding sequence ATGGCCGAACCACTCCTGATCGCACAGCGCGACTCCACCCAATGCCACCTGCTGCCGGGCCTGGCCAACCGCCATGGCCTGATCACCGGCGCCACCGGCACGGGCAAGACGGTGACGCTGCAGACCCTGGCCGAGCAGTTCTCTCGCATCGGCGTGCCCGTGTTCATGGCCGACGTGAAGGGCGACCTCACCGGCATCAGCCAGAAGGGCAGCATAGGCGACAAGCTCGCCAAGACGCTGGCCGACCGCGGCTTGGCGACGCCCGAGCCCGTGGCCTGCCCCACCACGCTATGGGACGTGTTCGGCGAGCAGGGCCACCCCGTGCGCGCCACCGTCTCCGACATGGGGCCGCTGCTGCTCGGGCGCATGCTGAACCTGAACGAGACGCAGCTGGGCGTGCTCAACCTGGTGTTCAAGATCGCCGACGACAATGGCCTGCTGCTGCTGGACCTGAAGGACCTGCGCGCCATGCTCCAGCACGTGGGCGACAACGCCAAGGACTTCACCACCGAGTACGGCAACATCAGCAGCGCCAGCGTGGGCGCCATACAGCGCGGCCTGCTGCAGATCGAGACGCAGGGCGGCGACAGGTTCTTCGGCGAGCCCATGCTCAACATCCAGGACTTCATGCAGACCGTGGACGGCAAGGGCGTGGTCAACATCTTGGCGGCCGACAAGCTCATGAACTCGCCCCGCCTATACGCCACCTTCCTGCTGTGGATGCTGTCGGACCTGTTCGAGCAGCTGCCCGAGATCGGCGACCCCGAGCAGCCGAAGCTGGTGTTCTTCTTCGACGAGGCCCACCTGCTGTTCAACGAGGCGCCCAAGGTGCTCGTCGAGCGCATCGAGCTCGTGGTGCGCCTGGTGCGCTCCAAGGGCGTGGGCGTGTACTTCGTGACGCAGAACCCGCTGGACATTCCCGACAGCGTTCTGGGCCAGTTGGGCAACCGCGTGCAGCACGCGCTGCGCGCCTTCACCCCGCGCGACCAGAAGGCCGTGAAGGCCACGGCCACCACCATGCGCCCCAAGGCGGGCCTGGACATCGAGGCCGCCATCACCGAGCTGGCCGTGGGCGAGGCGCTCGTGAGCTTCCTGGACCCCAAGGGCCGCCCCAGCGAGACCGAGCGCGTCTACGTGCTGCCGCCGGGCAGCCAGATCGGCCCCATCACCGACGGCCAGCGGCGCGCGCTGATCGCGGGCTCGCTCGTCGCTGGCGCCTACGACCAGGCCGTGGACCGCGAATCGGCCTACGAGAAGCTGCGCGGCCGCGCCGATGCCGCGGCCACCAACGCGGCCGCTGCCCAGGGCAATGCCGGCGCACAGAACGGTGGGCTGATGGACGGCCTCAATGACGTACTGTTCGGCAGCACCGGCCCGCGCGGCGGCAAGAAGGACGGCCTGGTGCAGACCATGGCCAAGTCCGCCGTGCGCACCATGGGCACCAGCCTGGGCAGGGAGATCCTGCGCGGCGTGCTGGGCGGCATCCTGGGCGGCAGGAAGCGGTAG
- the cydB gene encoding cytochrome d ubiquinol oxidase subunit II, with amino-acid sequence MGIDLPVIWFVIIVFGLMMYVIMDGFDLGIGILFPFVRNRESRDVMVNTVAPVWDGNETWLVLGGASLMAAFPLAYAVVLSALYLPLLLMLLGLIWRGVAFEFRFKADESHRHFWDVAFTAGSYMATFFQGVALGAFLNGFEVHNGNYIGGAFDWLSPFSLFAGLGLVVAYALLGATWLIIKTEGSLHDRMVSLARPVTLALLVAIGIVSLWTPLTHPGIAQRWFDWPNIALFAPVPVLVLLTGYGLLRSLRGGDPSVTPFMLTLCLLFLGYTGLGISVWPHIIPPDITIHEAAAPPQSMGFALVGALLIIPVILTYTAWSYYVFRGKVRQGEGYH; translated from the coding sequence ATGGGTATCGATCTGCCGGTCATCTGGTTTGTCATCATCGTTTTCGGCCTGATGATGTACGTCATCATGGACGGGTTCGACCTAGGCATAGGCATCCTGTTCCCGTTCGTGCGCAACCGCGAGAGCCGGGATGTCATGGTCAATACCGTGGCCCCCGTGTGGGACGGCAACGAGACCTGGCTCGTGCTCGGCGGCGCGAGCCTCATGGCCGCGTTTCCGCTGGCCTATGCAGTGGTGCTCAGTGCGCTCTATCTCCCGCTGCTGCTCATGCTGCTGGGGCTGATCTGGCGTGGCGTGGCATTCGAGTTCCGCTTCAAGGCGGACGAGAGCCACCGGCACTTCTGGGACGTGGCCTTTACGGCCGGCTCCTACATGGCCACCTTTTTCCAGGGCGTGGCCCTGGGCGCATTTCTCAATGGCTTCGAGGTACACAACGGCAACTACATCGGCGGCGCCTTCGACTGGCTCAGCCCGTTCAGCCTGTTCGCGGGGCTGGGGCTGGTCGTGGCCTATGCGCTGCTCGGCGCCACCTGGCTCATCATCAAGACCGAGGGCAGCCTCCACGACCGCATGGTGTCCCTGGCGCGTCCCGTCACGTTGGCGCTGCTGGTGGCCATTGGCATCGTGAGCCTGTGGACACCACTGACCCATCCGGGCATTGCACAGCGCTGGTTCGATTGGCCCAACATCGCGCTCTTTGCGCCGGTGCCGGTGCTTGTCTTGCTCACGGGCTATGGCCTTCTGCGCAGCCTGCGTGGAGGCGATCCCAGTGTTACACCCTTCATGCTCACGCTGTGCCTGCTGTTCCTGGGGTACACCGGGCTGGGCATCAGCGTGTGGCCCCACATCATTCCGCCAGATATCACCATCCATGAGGCTGCGGCACCGCCACAGAGCATGGGATTCGCGCTCGTCGGTGCCTTGCTGATCATCCCGGTCATCCTGACCTACACGGCCTGGTCCTACTATGTGTTTCGGGGCAAGGTGAGGCAAGGGGAGGGCTACCACTGA
- a CDS encoding glutathione binding-like protein: protein MIDLYYWTTPNGHKITLFLEEAGLPYRIHPVNIGRGEQFAPEFLRIAPNNRIPAIVDQAPADGGAPLSIFESGAILLYLADKTGRFIPQDLRGRNEALQWLFWQMGGLGPMAGQNHHFGQYAPEQIPYAIDRYVKETARLYGVLDKHLAGGRDYIAGEYSIADMACYPWIVPHERQRQDLTDFPHLQAWFERIRARPATERAYALAQTINTAPTVDEAAKKVLFGQDAGTMRR, encoded by the coding sequence ATGATCGACCTGTACTACTGGACCACGCCCAACGGCCACAAGATCACGCTGTTCCTGGAGGAAGCGGGCCTGCCCTACCGCATCCACCCGGTGAACATCGGCCGCGGCGAGCAGTTCGCGCCCGAGTTCCTGCGCATCGCGCCCAACAACCGCATCCCCGCCATAGTGGATCAGGCGCCGGCCGACGGCGGCGCGCCGCTGTCAATCTTCGAATCGGGCGCCATCCTGCTGTACCTGGCCGACAAGACCGGCCGCTTCATCCCGCAGGACCTGCGCGGGCGCAACGAGGCGCTGCAGTGGCTGTTCTGGCAGATGGGGGGCCTGGGCCCCATGGCCGGGCAGAACCACCACTTTGGCCAGTACGCGCCCGAGCAGATCCCCTACGCCATCGACCGCTACGTGAAGGAAACCGCGCGCCTGTACGGCGTGCTCGACAAACACCTGGCGGGCGGCCGCGACTACATCGCGGGCGAATACTCCATCGCCGACATGGCCTGCTACCCCTGGATCGTGCCGCACGAGCGCCAGCGCCAGGACCTGACGGACTTCCCCCACCTCCAGGCCTGGTTCGAGCGCATCCGCGCGCGCCCCGCCACCGAACGCGCCTACGCGCTCGCGCAGACCATCAACACCGCGCCCACGGTGGACGAGGCGGCGAAGAAGGTGCTGTTCGGACAGGACGCCGGTACCATGCGCCGGTAG
- a CDS encoding cytochrome ubiquinol oxidase subunit I — protein MLGFTALELARIQFGFTISFHIVFPAITIGLASYLAVLEGLWLWRKDPVYRDLYHFWSRIFAVNFAMGVVSGLVMAYQFGTNWSHYSSFAGSITGPLLAYEVLTAFFLEAGFLGVMLFGWNKVGSGLHFFSTVMVALGTLVSATWILASNSWMQTPQGFEIVDNVVVPVNWFEVIFNPSFSYRLAHMTMAAFISTALFVGASGAWHLLRGNDNPCVRTMLSMALWMLIAAAPLQIAIGDMHGLNTLEHQPAKLAAMEGHWENKPGEGAPLLLFGWPDMQAEATRYAVEVPRLGSLILTRSWDGQYRALKEFAPQDRPNVLLVFWSFRVMVGLGMLILLLALWGAWLRWRGRLYGSQAFLRFTAWMGPAGLIALLAGWFTTEVGRQPWIVYGVLRTQDAVSNHSAQVMGATLIVFIVAYFAVFGIGVRYMLKLVSQGPQAHEGASDAEAPGHRPARPLSAAPGAASRTHHQEG, from the coding sequence ATGTTGGGATTCACCGCGCTTGAGCTGGCACGCATTCAGTTCGGCTTCACCATATCGTTTCACATCGTCTTTCCAGCGATCACTATTGGTCTGGCAAGCTACCTTGCCGTGCTCGAAGGCCTGTGGCTGTGGCGCAAGGACCCGGTGTACCGCGACCTTTACCACTTCTGGTCGCGCATCTTTGCCGTCAATTTCGCGATGGGGGTCGTTTCGGGGCTCGTCATGGCCTACCAGTTCGGCACGAACTGGAGTCACTACTCGTCCTTTGCCGGCAGCATCACGGGTCCTCTGCTGGCCTACGAGGTGTTGACCGCGTTCTTCCTGGAAGCGGGGTTTCTGGGCGTGATGCTCTTTGGCTGGAATAAGGTCGGCTCTGGCCTGCATTTCTTCTCGACCGTGATGGTAGCGCTGGGCACGCTGGTGTCGGCTACCTGGATTCTGGCCTCCAACAGCTGGATGCAGACGCCGCAGGGCTTCGAGATCGTCGACAACGTGGTCGTGCCGGTGAACTGGTTCGAGGTCATCTTCAACCCATCGTTTTCCTACCGGCTGGCGCACATGACGATGGCGGCGTTCATCTCCACCGCGCTCTTCGTCGGCGCGTCGGGCGCCTGGCACCTGCTGCGTGGCAACGACAACCCGTGCGTTCGCACCATGCTCTCGATGGCGCTATGGATGCTGATCGCCGCGGCCCCGTTGCAAATTGCCATTGGCGACATGCACGGGCTGAATACGCTTGAGCACCAGCCTGCCAAGCTTGCCGCGATGGAGGGGCACTGGGAGAACAAGCCTGGTGAAGGCGCGCCGCTCTTGTTGTTCGGCTGGCCGGACATGCAGGCGGAGGCCACACGCTACGCCGTCGAGGTGCCTCGGTTGGGCAGCCTGATCCTCACGCGCTCTTGGGACGGCCAGTACCGTGCGCTCAAGGAGTTTGCGCCCCAGGACAGGCCCAACGTTCTCCTCGTGTTCTGGAGCTTTCGCGTGATGGTGGGGCTGGGCATGCTCATACTGCTGCTGGCACTCTGGGGGGCGTGGCTGCGCTGGCGCGGCCGGCTCTATGGCTCGCAGGCATTCCTGCGCTTCACCGCCTGGATGGGGCCAGCGGGGCTGATCGCCCTGCTTGCAGGCTGGTTCACCACCGAAGTCGGCCGCCAGCCCTGGATCGTCTATGGCGTCCTGCGCACGCAGGATGCCGTGTCCAACCACTCGGCCCAGGTTATGGGCGCCACGCTGATCGTTTTCATCGTCGCCTACTTCGCGGTATTCGGCATAGGGGTGCGCTACATGCTCAAGTTGGTGAGCCAGGGGCCGCAGGCCCACGAAGGTGCGAGCGATGCCGAGGCGCCAGGCCACCGCCCCGCGCGCCCGTTGTCGGCGGCACCGGGTGCGGCTTCGCGAACACACCATCAGGAGGGCTGA
- a CDS encoding DUF2474 domain-containing protein: protein MASSTSRRTVSWWRRVGWLVLIWAASVAALAVMALFFRVLMRLAGMSS, encoded by the coding sequence ATGGCGTCCTCCACCTCCCGCCGCACTGTGTCCTGGTGGCGGCGCGTGGGCTGGCTTGTGTTGATCTGGGCGGCCAGCGTGGCGGCACTCGCCGTCATGGCCCTGTTTTTTCGTGTACTCATGCGCCTTGCGGGAATGAGCAGCTGA
- a CDS encoding LrgB family protein, translating to MIAPSAFAIALAATLLTVAAYAVALWAYQRSGWGLLLPVLTGAATVVALLVAMDVPYGVYREGTGLLSWLAGPATVALAFPLYRQWGRLRGIWWPVMGALLAGSVTAVVSAIGIAWLLDADWPLMMSLAPKSATMPVAMPVAESTGGAASLSAVAVALTGIAAAVLSGGLFGLLGVRSGMVRGFALGAAAHAIGTARAFQIGETAIGFAALAMSLNAIATSLLVPLIVGLL from the coding sequence ATGATCGCTCCGTCGGCCTTCGCGATCGCCCTGGCCGCAACGCTGCTGACGGTGGCGGCATATGCCGTGGCGCTGTGGGCATATCAGCGCAGCGGCTGGGGCCTGCTGCTACCCGTTCTGACGGGTGCCGCTACCGTGGTGGCCCTGCTAGTGGCGATGGACGTCCCGTATGGCGTGTACCGGGAGGGAACCGGACTGCTCTCCTGGCTCGCTGGACCGGCGACCGTCGCGCTGGCTTTTCCGCTCTACCGCCAGTGGGGACGCTTGCGAGGCATCTGGTGGCCGGTCATGGGTGCCCTGCTCGCGGGGTCGGTCACAGCCGTGGTTTCGGCGATCGGGATTGCCTGGCTGCTGGACGCCGACTGGCCCCTGATGATGTCGCTGGCCCCCAAGTCGGCCACTATGCCGGTGGCCATGCCAGTCGCTGAAAGCACGGGGGGCGCCGCGTCGCTCAGTGCCGTGGCCGTTGCATTGACGGGGATCGCGGCGGCAGTGCTTTCAGGCGGACTGTTCGGCCTGCTCGGCGTCCGCAGCGGCATGGTGCGCGGCTTCGCGCTGGGAGCCGCCGCCCACGCGATCGGCACGGCCCGGGCCTTCCAAATCGGCGAGACAGCGATTGGCTTCGCAGCGTTGGCCATGAGCCTCAATGCGATTGCCACCAGCCTTCTGGTTCCGCTGATCGTGGGCCTGCTATGA
- the ccoG gene encoding cytochrome c oxidase accessory protein CcoG, with protein MHSNDRQPKKVIPIVPESVSLYEARKKIQPRSISGKFTSWRWIMVWVTQLVFYGLPWLEWGQRQTVLFDLGGLRFYLFGLVLYPQDFIYLTGLLVISALALFLFTATAGRLWCGFACPQTVYTEIFLWLERRIEGERSARLRLDASGWTFEKLWKRTAKHGAWIFVSLWTGFTFVGYFVPIRQLGGELLALRGWQIFWTLFYGLATYGNAGFLREQVCKYMCPYARFQSAMFDKDTLIVTYDAQRGEPRGARGKNGAPAGQGDCIDCTLCVQVCPVGIDIRDGLQYECIGCGLCIDACNSVMDKVGLPLGLIRLATTNGMAGRWSSARMLRRVVRPRVVMYTAVLVALSAAMIVSLAARTPLKVNVVRDRAALSRIVPGGKLENVYRLQVMNATEAPQRYRIGARGIDGIEVASEPEIAVGATESQWVAVRLRIPYGAAPEGAHPVYFEVESLGPALARVSEKASFLVPR; from the coding sequence ATGCATTCCAACGATAGACAGCCGAAGAAGGTCATACCGATCGTCCCGGAATCCGTTTCGCTTTACGAGGCGCGCAAGAAGATCCAGCCGCGCTCCATCAGCGGGAAGTTCACTTCCTGGCGCTGGATCATGGTATGGGTCACGCAGCTCGTCTTTTACGGGCTGCCGTGGCTGGAGTGGGGCCAGCGCCAAACAGTCCTATTCGACCTGGGGGGCCTGCGTTTCTATCTTTTTGGTCTGGTGCTGTATCCGCAGGATTTCATCTACCTCACAGGGTTGCTGGTCATCTCGGCGCTGGCGTTGTTTCTCTTCACGGCAACGGCCGGGCGGCTATGGTGCGGTTTCGCGTGCCCGCAGACGGTCTATACCGAAATCTTCCTGTGGCTTGAGCGCAGGATTGAAGGCGAGCGAAGCGCTCGCCTGCGCCTTGATGCGAGTGGCTGGACCTTCGAGAAACTCTGGAAGAGAACTGCCAAGCATGGCGCGTGGATCTTTGTCTCGCTGTGGACGGGCTTCACTTTCGTGGGCTACTTCGTGCCGATCCGCCAGCTTGGCGGAGAATTGCTGGCGTTGCGGGGCTGGCAGATTTTCTGGACCTTGTTCTATGGCTTGGCTACCTACGGCAACGCGGGTTTCCTGCGCGAACAGGTATGCAAGTACATGTGTCCCTATGCGCGTTTCCAGAGCGCAATGTTCGACAAGGACACGCTGATCGTCACCTACGACGCGCAGCGGGGGGAGCCGCGCGGTGCCCGAGGCAAGAATGGAGCTCCAGCGGGGCAGGGGGATTGCATCGACTGCACGCTGTGCGTACAGGTTTGCCCGGTGGGGATCGATATCCGTGATGGCCTGCAATACGAATGCATCGGCTGTGGTCTGTGCATCGACGCATGCAACAGCGTGATGGACAAGGTGGGCCTTCCGCTCGGGCTGATCCGCTTGGCGACGACCAATGGCATGGCGGGCCGGTGGAGTTCCGCGCGCATGCTGCGCCGTGTGGTTCGGCCGCGTGTGGTGATGTACACCGCCGTGCTCGTGGCACTGAGCGCTGCAATGATCGTCAGCTTGGCTGCTCGCACCCCGCTCAAGGTGAACGTGGTGCGCGATCGGGCCGCCCTGTCACGCATCGTGCCCGGGGGAAAGCTCGAAAACGTGTATCGCCTGCAGGTCATGAACGCGACCGAGGCGCCGCAGCGTTACCGCATCGGCGCGCGCGGCATCGACGGCATTGAGGTTGCATCCGAGCCTGAGATTGCGGTTGGCGCCACTGAATCGCAGTGGGTAGCCGTGCGGCTGCGCATTCCCTACGGAGCGGCGCCCGAAGGGGCGCACCCCGTGTACTTCGAGGTGGAGTCGCTTGGTCCTGCACTGGCTCGCGTATCCGAAAAGGCCTCGTTCCTGGTGCCGCGATGA
- a CDS encoding PLP-dependent aminotransferase family protein, translated as MKRYEQLAGDIAESIANGTLPPGARLPSVRQTTANRGVSPSTVFQAYYLLEARGLIQARPRSGYYVASGAAGVSEPEPSRPSGEQQDVEVSELVFQVLEHMRDRDLIPLGSAFPDPSLFPLDKLAMAQSKAMRGLDPWRTVEHLSPGNPELRRQITLRYLATAFAIDSNELIVTNGAMEALNLSLEVTTRPGDLVAVESPTFYGALQALERLNLRAIEVPTHPRTGVDVPVLATILERHLVKACWFMPNFQNPLGSLMPDEAKQALVQLLAERQIPLIEDDVYGDLYFGTHKPRPAKAWDTQGLVLHCSSFSKTLAPGYRIGWVAAGRFAEAIARRKLMSSLAAAVPSQEALSRYLQQGGYDRHLRRLRLTLLGNRAAALRSIAKHFPAGTRASPPEGGYFLWIELPLGVDALALHWLALANHVSSAPGHLFSADHRFRRHLRINFGQADSSELEMALKLLGKLAGSLVQRTPRS; from the coding sequence GTGAAGCGCTACGAACAATTGGCGGGCGACATTGCGGAATCCATTGCCAACGGCACACTGCCGCCGGGGGCCCGGCTGCCATCCGTGCGCCAGACAACAGCCAACCGAGGGGTCAGTCCTTCCACCGTATTCCAGGCCTACTACCTGCTTGAAGCTCGCGGCCTGATTCAGGCCAGGCCGCGCTCGGGCTACTACGTGGCTTCCGGCGCCGCCGGCGTGTCAGAGCCGGAGCCTTCTCGGCCCAGCGGCGAGCAGCAGGACGTGGAAGTTTCCGAACTGGTCTTCCAGGTTTTGGAGCACATGCGTGACCGCGATCTGATTCCGCTGGGATCCGCCTTTCCCGATCCTTCGCTGTTTCCGCTCGATAAATTGGCGATGGCGCAAAGCAAGGCCATGCGTGGACTTGATCCGTGGCGCACGGTCGAGCATCTGTCGCCGGGCAATCCTGAATTGCGCCGCCAGATCACGCTGCGCTATCTGGCCACGGCCTTCGCCATCGACTCGAACGAACTGATCGTCACCAATGGGGCCATGGAGGCGCTGAACCTGAGCCTCGAAGTGACGACCCGGCCTGGCGACCTGGTGGCGGTCGAGTCCCCGACATTCTACGGTGCCTTGCAGGCTCTGGAGCGGCTCAACTTGCGTGCCATCGAAGTGCCCACCCATCCCCGCACCGGCGTGGACGTGCCTGTGCTGGCGACCATACTGGAGAGGCATCTCGTGAAGGCATGCTGGTTCATGCCCAATTTCCAGAACCCGCTGGGCAGCCTGATGCCCGATGAGGCCAAGCAGGCGCTGGTGCAGTTGCTGGCAGAGCGGCAGATCCCGTTGATCGAGGATGACGTATACGGCGACCTGTATTTCGGGACGCACAAACCCCGGCCCGCCAAGGCGTGGGATACCCAGGGACTGGTGCTGCATTGCAGCTCGTTTTCCAAAACGCTGGCGCCCGGCTACCGCATTGGCTGGGTGGCGGCCGGCCGCTTTGCCGAGGCCATTGCCCGCCGCAAACTGATGAGTTCGCTCGCTGCCGCCGTGCCTTCGCAAGAAGCGCTGTCGCGCTATCTTCAGCAAGGCGGCTACGACCGGCATCTGCGGCGACTGCGGCTCACCTTGCTGGGCAATCGGGCCGCCGCGCTGCGATCCATCGCCAAGCACTTTCCCGCAGGAACGCGGGCCTCGCCACCTGAAGGAGGGTACTTTCTGTGGATCGAGCTGCCGTTGGGCGTCGATGCTCTGGCGTTGCACTGGCTGGCCCTAGCGAACCACGTCAGCAGTGCGCCGGGCCATCTTTTTTCTGCGGATCATCGGTTCCGCCGCCATCTGCGCATCAACTTCGGACAGGCCGACTCTTCGGAACTCGAGATGGCCCTCAAACTCCTGGGGAAGCTCGCAGGATCGCTGGTGCAGCGCACACCGCGCTCCTGA
- a CDS encoding CidA/LrgA family protein, with protein sequence MSRTELRIGAMASRTLQFSLGFVVLAALLSAGGRLVRWLHLPIPPAIVGMVLLLAVLACFGRLVAAVEAASTPLLKHMMLFFIPTVAGVMEQFQTLRTGWLPFVVACVAGAALTLAVTALTLQKLLKRQGAAG encoded by the coding sequence ATGAGCAGGACAGAGTTACGCATAGGCGCGATGGCTTCCAGAACATTGCAGTTCTCGCTGGGCTTCGTCGTCCTGGCGGCGCTGCTGTCTGCAGGCGGCAGGCTCGTCCGATGGCTGCACTTGCCGATACCTCCAGCCATTGTGGGCATGGTGCTTCTGCTCGCGGTGCTGGCCTGCTTCGGCCGCTTGGTGGCCGCCGTTGAAGCGGCAAGCACGCCGCTCCTGAAGCACATGATGCTGTTCTTCATTCCTACGGTGGCTGGCGTCATGGAGCAGTTCCAGACGTTGAGAACGGGCTGGCTGCCGTTTGTCGTCGCCTGTGTGGCTGGCGCGGCACTGACCTTGGCGGTCACGGCCCTCACCCTGCAGAAGCTATTGAAGCGCCAGGGAGCTGCAGGATGA
- a CDS encoding YebC/PmpR family DNA-binding transcriptional regulator — translation MAGHSKWANIQHRKGRQDEKRGKIWTRIIREITVAARQGGGDPAANPRLRLAIDKAKAANMPADRIKYNIDKASGTLEGINYEEIRYEGYGIGGAAIIVDTMTDNRVRTVAEVRHAFSKYGGNMGTEGSVAFQFKHAGQLIFAPGTSEDKVMEVALEAGAEDVVTDDDGAIEVLTAPGDFEAVKNALEARGLKAEVAEVTMRPENTVALEGDDAARMQKLLDVIEDLDDVQEVYHNAEL, via the coding sequence GTGGCAGGACACAGCAAATGGGCCAACATCCAGCACCGCAAGGGGCGCCAGGATGAAAAGCGCGGAAAAATCTGGACCCGCATCATTCGTGAAATCACGGTTGCCGCCCGCCAGGGCGGGGGCGACCCGGCGGCCAACCCGCGCCTGCGCCTGGCCATCGACAAGGCCAAGGCCGCCAACATGCCGGCTGACCGGATCAAGTACAACATCGACAAGGCCTCGGGCACCCTCGAAGGCATCAACTACGAGGAAATCCGCTACGAAGGCTACGGCATCGGCGGCGCCGCGATCATCGTGGACACCATGACCGACAACCGCGTGCGCACCGTGGCCGAGGTGCGCCACGCCTTCAGCAAGTACGGCGGCAACATGGGCACCGAGGGCTCGGTGGCCTTCCAGTTCAAGCACGCGGGCCAGCTCATCTTCGCCCCCGGCACCAGCGAGGACAAGGTGATGGAGGTGGCGCTGGAAGCCGGCGCCGAGGACGTGGTCACCGACGACGACGGCGCCATCGAGGTGCTGACCGCCCCCGGCGACTTCGAGGCCGTGAAGAACGCGCTGGAGGCCCGGGGCCTGAAGGCCGAGGTGGCCGAGGTGACCATGCGCCCCGAGAACACCGTCGCCCTCGAAGGCGATGACGCCGCGCGCATGCAGAAGCTCCTGGACGTGATCGAGGACCTCGACGACGTGCAAGAGGTCTATCACAACGCAGAACTATGA